Proteins co-encoded in one Zalophus californianus isolate mZalCal1 chromosome 9, mZalCal1.pri.v2, whole genome shotgun sequence genomic window:
- the ELFN2 gene encoding protein phosphatase 1 regulatory subunit 29 isoform X2 yields MLRLGLCAAALLCVCRPGAVRADCWLIEGDKGYVWLAICSQNQPPYETIPQHINSTVHDLRLNENKLKAVLYSSLNRFGNLTDLNLTKNEISYIEDGAFLGQSSLQVLQLGYNKLSNLTEGMLRGMGRLQFLFVQHNLIEVVTPAAFSECPSLISIDLSSNRLSRLDGATFASLASLMVCELAGNPFNCECDLFGFLAWLVVFNNVTKNYDRLQCESPREFAGYPLLVPRPYHSLNAITVLQAKCRNGSLPARPASHPTPYSTDAQREPDENSGFNPDEILSVEPPASSTTDASAGPAIKLHHVTFTSATLVVIIPHPYSKMYVLVQYNNSYFSDVMTLKNKKEIVTLDKLRAHTEYTFCVTSLRNSRRFNHTCLTFTTRDPVPGDLAPSTSTTTHYIMTILGCLFGMVVVLGAVYYCLRKRRVQEEKQKSVKVKKTILEMRYGADVDAGAVVHAAQKLGEPPVLPVSCMSSIPSMIGEKLPTSKGLEAGLDTPKVATKGNYIEVRTGAGGDGLARPEDDLPDLENGQGSAAEISTIAKEVDKVNQIINNCIDALKLDSASFLGGGGGGGDPELAFECQSLPAAAAASSAAAPGALERPSFLSPPYKESSHHPLQRQLSADAAVARKTCSVSSSGSIKSAKVFSLDVSDHPAAAGLAKGDSKYIEKGSPLNSPLDRLPLVPAGGGGGGGVHHLEVQPAYHCSEHRHSFPALYYEDGADSLSQRASLLKPLTRSKRDSTYSQLSPRHYYSGYSSSPEYSSESTHKIWERFRPYKKHHREEVYMAAGHALRKKVQFAKDEDLHDILDYWKGVSAQQKL; encoded by the coding sequence ATGCTGCGCCTGGGGCTGTGCGCCGCCGCCCTGCTGTGTGTGTGCCGGCCCGGTGCCGTGCGCGCCGACTGCTGGCTCATCGAGGGCGACAAGGGGTACGTGTGGCTGGCCATCTGCAGCCAGAACCAGCCGCCCTACGAGACCATCCCGCAGCACATCAACAGCACTGTGCACGACCTGCGGCTCAACGAGAACAAGCTCAAGGCTGTGCTCTACTCCTCGCTCAACCGCTTCGGGAACCTCACCGACCTCAACCTCACCAAGAACGAGATCTCTTACATCGAGGATGGCGCCTTCCTGGGCCAGTCGAGCCTGCAGGTGCTGCAGCTGGGCTACAACAAGCTCAGCAACCTGACCGAGGGCATGCTGCGCGGCATGGGCCGCCTGCAGTTCCTCTTCGTGCAGCACAACCTCATCGAGGTGGTGACGCCCGCCGCCTTCTCCGAGTGCCCGAGCCTCATCAGCATCGACCTGTCCTCCAACCGCCTCAGCCGCCTGGATGGCGCCACCTTCGCCAGCCTGGCCAGCCTCATGGTGTGCGAGCTGGCCGGCAACCCCTTCAACTGTGAGTGCGACCTCTTCGGCTTCCTGGCCTGGCTGGTGGTCTTCAACAACGTCACCAAGAACTACGACCGCCTGCAGTGCGAGTCCCCGCGCGAGTTCGCCGGTTACCCGCTGCTGGTGCCCCGGCCCTACCACAGCCTCAACGCCATCACCGTGCTCCAGGCCAAGTGCCGCAATGGCTCGCTGCCCGCCCGGCCCGCCAGCCACCCCACGCCCTACTCCACCGATGCCCAGCGGGAGCCCGACGAGAACTCGGGCTTCAACCCCGACGAGATCCTCTCGGTGGAGCCGCCGGCCTCGTCCACCACGGATGCGTCGGCGGGGCCCGCCATCAAGCTGCACCACGTCACCTTCACCTCGGCCACCCTGGTGGTCATCATCCCGCACCCCTACAGCAAGATGTACGTCCTGGTCCAGTACAACAACAGCTACTTCTCCGACGTCATGACGCTCAAGAACAAGAAGGAGATCGTCACACTGGACAAGCTGCGGGCGCACACCGAGTACACCTTCTGTGTGACCTCGCTGCGCAACAGCCGCCGCTTCAACCACACCTGCCTGACCTTCACCACGCGGGACCCCGTCCCTGGCGACCTGGCGCCCagcacctccaccaccacccactACATCATGACCATCCTGGGCTGCCTCTTCGGCATGGTTGTCGTGCTGGGCGCGGTCTACTACTGCTTGCGTAAGCGGCGCgtgcaggaggagaagcagaagtcCGTCAAGGTCAAGAAAACCATTCTGGAGATGCGCTATGGGGCAGACGTGGATGCCGGCGCTGTGGTCCACGCCGCCCAGAAGCTGGGCGAACCCCCCGTGCTGCCCGTGTCCTGCATGTCCTCCATCCCCTCCATGATCGGGGAGAAGCTGCCCACCTCCAAGGGGCTGGAGGCCGGGCTGGACACACCCAAGGTGGCCACCAAGGGCAACTATATCGAGGTGCGCACGGGCGCGGGCGGGGATGGCCTGGCCCGGCCGGAGGATGACCTCCCGGACCTGGAGAACGGCCAGGGCTCGGCCGCTGAGATCTCCACCATCGCCAAGGAGGTGGACAAGGTCAACCAGATCATTAACAATTGCATCGATGCCCTCAAGCTGGACTCGGCCTCCTTCCTTGGggggggtggcggcggcggggacCCCGAGCTGGCCTTCGAGTGCCAGTCCCtccccgcggccgccgccgcctcctcagCCGCCGCCCCGGGGGCGCTGGAGCGCCCCAGCTTCCTCTCACCCCCCTACAAGGAGagctcccaccaccccctccagcGCCAGCTGAGCGCCGACGCCGCCGTGGCCCGCAAGACCTGCAGCGTGTCGTCCAGCGGCTCCATCAAGAGCGCCAAGGTCTTCAGCCTGGACGTGTCCGACCACCCGGCTGCCGCGGGGCTGGCCAAGGGCGACTCCAAGTACATCGAGAAGGGCAGCCCCCTCAACAGCCCGCTGGACCGGCTGCCGCTGGtgccggcgggcggcggcggcggcggcggcgtgcACCACCTGGAGGTGCAGCCCGCCTACCACTGCAGCGAGCACCGGCACAGCTTCCCCGCCCTGTACTACGAGGACGGCGCCGACAGCCTGAGCCAGCGCGCGTCCCTCCTCAAGCCGCTGACCCGCTCCAAGCGGGACTCCACCTACTCGCAGCTCTCGCCCAGACACTACTACTCAGGTTACTCGTCCAGCCCTGAGTACTCATCCGAGAGCACGCACAAGATCTGGGA